The Metabacillus litoralis genome contains a region encoding:
- a CDS encoding lamin tail domain-containing protein: MLKKFIFMLTVVFITCTVCTTYANTAANQAKSNGERLLERLANFEETIDSGEIMAIDRHYDALSNEIKKTELSIGKVSGKSNRDYLNNTYVKPAKIARERVIYEVSQYRLLLIIQDQVDEGNVEKAEANLEKLERLKKRAVEIKNAGGYEGLPEAVEFDLRYTENYLAGIITPRGIYISDVDLEWESVTVMNDTNETVDISGWYLISEEGNQRYDFPEGSTMEAGYYIAVLSGPDAYDGAYEQLWTTSYMWNNNGDAALLYNDEGELISEYR, encoded by the coding sequence ATGTTAAAGAAGTTTATTTTTATGCTGACTGTTGTGTTTATCACATGTACTGTATGCACGACATATGCGAATACCGCAGCAAATCAAGCCAAGAGCAATGGTGAAAGATTACTAGAAAGACTAGCGAATTTTGAAGAGACAATAGATTCAGGTGAAATAATGGCCATTGATCGTCATTATGATGCACTATCAAATGAGATTAAGAAGACTGAGCTTTCAATTGGAAAAGTGTCAGGTAAATCAAATCGTGACTATTTAAATAATACATATGTGAAACCAGCTAAAATTGCAAGAGAGCGTGTTATTTATGAGGTTTCTCAGTATAGATTGCTCTTAATTATTCAAGATCAAGTTGACGAAGGTAATGTAGAGAAGGCTGAGGCAAACCTTGAAAAGTTAGAGAGATTAAAGAAACGTGCTGTAGAAATTAAGAACGCTGGTGGATATGAAGGTCTTCCAGAAGCTGTTGAATTTGACTTAAGATATACAGAAAACTATTTAGCAGGAATTATCACACCACGCGGCATTTATATTTCAGATGTTGACCTGGAGTGGGAGTCTGTTACTGTTATGAATGATACAAATGAAACAGTTGATATTTCAGGCTGGTATTTAATCAGTGAAGAAGGTAATCAACGCTATGATTTTCCTGAAGGATCAACAATGGAAGCCGGCTACTACATAGCTGTACTGTCAGGTCCAGATGCTTACGATGGAGCTTATGAACAGTTATGGACAACAAGCTATATGTGGAATAATAATGGGGATGCTGCATTGTTATATAATGATGAGGGTGAACTTATTAGCGAATATAGATAA
- a CDS encoding N-acetylmuramoyl-L-alanine amidase: MKNRHMITAMFLTILLCVVGYISPSNVSAAISYSSVEKLVSEAEENAEALKSYYNLSSSKQITISSSFMSVYDESKASINEAQTAIYNLSDSRKSDLQKRLNAANGYRLRAAYLIDSVTNGDTLRKYMQQFEVAINKGQISEINSQYDKYSTQLKKVEATIGKVYGSTSRRILLDYYITPAKVAKERVIYEVSQFRLLNKINTYISQGSLTQANSNFAVLQRLKNRAVEIKKAGNYANVPTSITQSLLQTEQKLKQDYAAGGNSGSSPVEAVVTASALNVRSEPSLDSDVVGKLYNGDSVTVYKFVGDWAQIKMNGTVCYVHKNYLVIGSSQESGDALLSGKVIGIDPGHGGKDSGAVGFGLKEKDIVLDVGLKVQKLLEAEGAKVVMTRKDDTFLELQDRAKVANNAKTDIFISLHINAATSESANGTETYWNGNYESAASKKLAEKIQTRLIEKLGTRNRGVKDAGFYVIKYTTMPSVLAELGFISNEAEAARLKTSQFRDNAAEAILLGVLDYYK, translated from the coding sequence TTGAAGAACCGACATATGATCACCGCTATGTTTCTTACAATCTTGTTATGTGTTGTTGGGTACATTTCTCCATCAAATGTATCGGCGGCAATTTCATATTCATCGGTAGAGAAATTAGTCAGTGAAGCGGAAGAGAATGCAGAAGCATTAAAATCGTATTATAATCTTAGTTCGTCAAAGCAGATTACAATTTCCTCCTCGTTTATGTCTGTTTATGACGAGTCAAAAGCTTCTATAAATGAGGCGCAAACTGCTATTTATAACTTAAGTGATTCTAGAAAAAGTGATTTACAAAAAAGATTAAATGCAGCTAATGGTTATCGACTTCGTGCTGCTTATTTAATTGATAGTGTAACAAACGGTGATACACTTCGTAAGTATATGCAGCAGTTTGAAGTGGCTATTAATAAGGGACAAATCAGTGAGATCAATAGCCAATATGATAAGTATTCCACACAGCTAAAAAAGGTGGAAGCTACAATTGGTAAGGTGTACGGATCTACATCTCGTCGTATCCTTCTGGATTATTACATAACACCTGCAAAAGTTGCTAAGGAACGTGTAATATACGAAGTGTCTCAATTTCGACTATTAAACAAAATCAATACGTACATTTCTCAAGGAAGTTTAACACAAGCGAATAGCAATTTTGCTGTTTTACAAAGGTTAAAAAACAGAGCAGTAGAAATTAAAAAAGCTGGAAATTATGCAAACGTACCAACCTCGATTACACAATCTTTACTTCAAACTGAACAAAAGCTGAAGCAAGATTATGCAGCTGGTGGAAACTCAGGTTCATCTCCAGTTGAAGCAGTAGTCACAGCTAGTGCGTTAAATGTTCGTTCAGAGCCGTCCTTAGACTCAGATGTTGTAGGGAAGCTTTATAATGGAGATAGCGTAACTGTATATAAGTTTGTTGGTGACTGGGCACAAATCAAGATGAATGGAACTGTTTGTTATGTGCATAAAAACTATCTTGTAATTGGTTCGTCTCAAGAATCAGGTGACGCCTTGTTATCAGGCAAAGTAATTGGCATTGATCCTGGTCATGGCGGAAAGGATTCAGGTGCTGTAGGCTTTGGCCTTAAAGAAAAGGATATTGTGCTGGATGTTGGCTTAAAGGTGCAGAAGTTGCTTGAAGCTGAGGGTGCAAAGGTCGTCATGACAAGAAAAGATGATACATTCTTGGAACTGCAAGATCGGGCAAAGGTTGCCAATAATGCAAAAACTGATATTTTCATCAGCTTGCATATTAATGCTGCCACAAGCGAATCGGCTAATGGAACAGAAACATACTGGAACGGAAATTACGAAAGTGCTGCAAGTAAAAAGCTAGCAGAAAAAATCCAAACTAGATTAATAGAAAAGCTAGGTACTAGAAATCGCGGAGTAAAAGATGCTGGTTTTTATGTAATTAAGTATACTACTATGCCTAGCGTACTAGCTGAGCTTGGTTTTATTTCTAACGAAGCTGAAGCGGCTAGACTAAAAACAAGTCAATTCCGTGATAATGCAGCGGAAGCTATTTTATTGGGAGTTTTGGATTATTATAAGTAG
- a CDS encoding aspartyl-phosphate phosphatase Spo0E family protein has translation MIKLKIYYLTLRIYILRKQMVYTGMNKGLNHPNTLKQSQELDNMLNTYRYYKEM, from the coding sequence ATGATTAAGTTAAAGATTTATTATCTTACATTACGTATTTATATCTTAAGAAAGCAAATGGTCTATACAGGTATGAATAAAGGACTTAATCATCCAAACACTCTTAAACAAAGTCAGGAATTAGATAATATGTTAAATACATATCGATATTATAAAGAAATGTAA
- a CDS encoding CAP domain-containing protein → MRFSKIAFSLVLSVVLILTLYTPGKAEASSKGTAVNAGEYLLYLLNDFNKKINSGEIYDIDAQYDALSNQIKKTERAIGRVSGSSTRKSLQAKYVRPAKVARERVIYEVSQFRLLKGIGKNAIANKVSVVNSDLQKLDRLKRRAVEIKKAGNYAAVPGSINKQLESIEVPLKNNTFAIPDPAVSFTINNYELDVLLLVNMERYEAGIKPLPIHKKLSAVARKKSNDMYVSNYFSLYSSKYGSIEDLLERYGLTSGGGSYGVNIAKNWGSARKTVSELLNSSQNREILLQNDISYSGVGVDHDHVTILHIAN, encoded by the coding sequence ATGAGGTTTTCGAAAATCGCATTTAGTTTGGTTTTAAGTGTAGTACTAATTTTAACTCTTTATACTCCAGGTAAGGCAGAGGCATCATCAAAGGGAACTGCTGTTAATGCAGGGGAGTACCTTCTTTATTTGTTAAATGATTTTAATAAAAAGATTAACAGTGGAGAGATTTATGATATTGATGCACAGTACGATGCACTATCTAATCAAATTAAGAAAACGGAAAGAGCAATTGGAAGAGTTTCAGGATCTAGTACACGTAAATCTTTACAAGCAAAATATGTAAGACCGGCAAAGGTTGCGAGAGAGCGCGTTATTTATGAAGTGTCTCAATTCCGCTTGCTTAAGGGAATTGGGAAGAATGCAATCGCGAACAAGGTAAGCGTAGTAAATAGTGATTTACAAAAGCTTGATCGCTTAAAAAGAAGAGCAGTGGAGATCAAGAAAGCTGGTAACTATGCTGCTGTACCAGGATCAATCAATAAACAGTTGGAAAGTATTGAAGTACCTTTAAAAAATAATACGTTTGCCATTCCAGATCCAGCTGTAAGCTTTACCATTAACAATTATGAGCTTGATGTGTTATTACTAGTTAACATGGAACGCTACGAAGCAGGAATTAAACCACTACCAATACATAAAAAGCTAAGTGCAGTTGCAAGAAAGAAATCAAATGATATGTATGTAAGTAATTACTTTTCTCTTTATTCTTCAAAATATGGGTCAATTGAAGACCTATTAGAACGCTACGGCTTAACATCAGGTGGTGGAAGCTACGGTGTTAATATCGCCAAGAATTGGGGCTCTGCACGTAAAACTGTTTCAGAATTACTAAACAGCTCACAAAATAGAGAAATTTTACTGCAAAACGACATTAGCTACTCTGGTGTTGGTGTTGACCATGACCATGTAACAATCTTGCATATAGCAAACTAG
- a CDS encoding 5'-nucleotidase C-terminal domain-containing protein, with the protein MRLDKKHVTKVVAPSVLATAVMVAVAPGQVDAASSISNLVKQAQLSSNQLVSFYEIKNQENLVISNDFLEKYQKATSDILKAEKALKDLKNDSNINWYKAQLEIAKNKQLKAARVIDAVNMGNHLAASMNKLNSYVKSQTLNDDMVAAYHELSDQIIKAERVFSKVYGETNRQKLRKTFLINPKITRESVIYEVSNYTLQKQITTLIDENKLEDAREAFEKLSRLEKRAVEIKEAGNKLYPGKYPSLPKMDQTLNEGKEKISESLPSIFTLSLMHTNDTHAHLDNVAKSVTAVKEVRAKKPNALLVNAGDVFSGTLYFNEFKGQADLEFMNLMKYDVMTFGNHEFDLGSTDEGHQALVDFIEGANFSFVSSNVDFSADDKFTGLFSDLISSEPENGKIYNGIIKEVNGEKVGFFGLTTAETADISSPDKVKFEDYIEEAEKAVKAFEDLGVNKIVAVTHIGYDDNPEYDNDLELAANVAGIDVIVGGHSHTELEEPVVITKDGSGKEKDPTVIVQAYQYNNSLGTIDVEFDENGKVIGQAGELISISEKADDPKAAEMLKKYSDKIAEVKNTPTGGTAVKELPNPRINNDNIISVRNSETALGNLITDGMLDKAKQFNSSVVIAMQNGGGIRAAIDQGEITLGDVLTTLPFGNTLATIEVTGAEIKEALEHSISEAPNESGGFLHVSGMTFTYDSSKPAGSRVETIEVKGSNGSYTALEVEQTYTIATNAFTAKGGDGYDVFSKAYAEGRVTDLGVADWENLRDYVQKLGTVNPQIENRIVDVAK; encoded by the coding sequence ATGCGTCTTGATAAAAAACATGTCACAAAAGTAGTAGCTCCATCTGTTTTAGCAACAGCTGTAATGGTAGCAGTAGCCCCAGGTCAGGTTGATGCTGCATCTAGTATTAGTAATCTTGTAAAGCAAGCCCAATTATCTTCAAATCAACTAGTTTCATTTTATGAAATAAAAAATCAAGAGAATTTAGTAATTTCTAACGATTTTCTTGAAAAGTATCAAAAGGCAACAAGTGACATCCTGAAAGCAGAAAAAGCTTTAAAAGACTTAAAAAATGATTCGAATATTAACTGGTATAAAGCTCAGTTAGAAATAGCAAAAAATAAACAATTAAAAGCAGCCAGAGTTATTGATGCAGTAAACATGGGTAACCATTTAGCTGCATCAATGAATAAATTAAATAGCTATGTAAAATCACAAACATTAAATGATGATATGGTCGCTGCCTATCACGAATTATCAGACCAAATTATAAAAGCTGAGAGAGTTTTTAGTAAGGTATACGGTGAAACAAACCGCCAAAAGTTAAGAAAAACGTTCTTAATCAACCCTAAAATTACAAGAGAATCAGTTATATATGAAGTATCTAACTATACCTTACAAAAGCAAATTACAACGTTAATTGATGAAAATAAATTGGAAGACGCAAGAGAGGCCTTTGAAAAGTTAAGCCGTTTAGAAAAACGTGCAGTAGAAATTAAAGAAGCGGGAAATAAACTGTATCCAGGGAAATATCCTTCTCTTCCTAAAATGGATCAAACATTAAATGAAGGAAAAGAGAAGATCAGTGAGTCATTACCATCTATTTTTACACTTTCCCTCATGCATACAAACGATACACATGCTCATTTAGATAACGTGGCGAAAAGTGTAACGGCTGTAAAAGAGGTACGCGCTAAAAAGCCAAATGCGTTACTAGTAAATGCAGGTGACGTTTTCTCTGGAACTCTTTACTTTAATGAGTTCAAAGGACAAGCAGATTTAGAGTTTATGAACTTAATGAAGTACGATGTGATGACATTTGGAAACCATGAATTTGATTTAGGCTCAACCGATGAGGGACATCAAGCATTAGTAGACTTTATAGAAGGAGCAAACTTCTCATTTGTCAGCTCAAACGTAGACTTCTCGGCTGATGATAAATTTACGGGGTTATTTAGTGACTTAATCTCAAGTGAGCCGGAAAACGGCAAAATCTACAACGGTATTATAAAGGAAGTAAATGGCGAGAAAGTAGGATTCTTCGGTCTGACGACAGCAGAAACTGCGGACATCTCTAGTCCTGATAAAGTCAAATTCGAAGATTATATTGAGGAAGCTGAAAAAGCAGTTAAAGCATTTGAGGACCTAGGGGTTAATAAGATCGTTGCTGTTACACACATCGGCTATGATGACAATCCTGAATATGATAATGACTTGGAATTAGCAGCCAACGTTGCGGGAATTGACGTGATTGTTGGTGGCCATAGCCATACCGAACTAGAAGAACCGGTTGTTATCACGAAGGATGGTTCTGGAAAAGAAAAAGACCCAACAGTCATTGTCCAAGCCTATCAATACAACAACAGTTTAGGGACAATAGATGTAGAGTTTGATGAAAATGGCAAGGTCATTGGACAAGCTGGTGAATTAATTTCAATCAGTGAAAAAGCTGATGACCCAAAAGCAGCAGAAATGCTTAAAAAATACTCAGATAAAATTGCTGAAGTGAAAAACACTCCAACTGGTGGTACAGCTGTTAAAGAACTGCCAAATCCACGTATAAATAATGATAACATAATTAGTGTCCGAAACAGTGAAACAGCACTAGGTAACTTAATCACAGATGGAATGCTTGATAAAGCGAAGCAGTTCAATTCTAGTGTAGTGATTGCCATGCAAAATGGTGGTGGAATTCGTGCTGCGATTGATCAAGGAGAAATTACGTTAGGTGATGTATTAACAACTCTTCCATTCGGAAATACATTGGCAACAATAGAGGTAACAGGTGCTGAGATTAAAGAAGCTTTAGAACATAGTATTAGCGAGGCACCAAATGAAAGTGGTGGATTCCTGCATGTATCTGGAATGACATTCACCTATGACAGCTCTAAGCCTGCGGGTAGCAGAGTCGAGACGATTGAAGTAAAGGGTAGTAATGGCAGTTATACAGCTTTAGAAGTAGAACAAACTTATACGATCGCAACCAATGCGTTCACTGCAAAGGGTGGCGACGGCTATGATGTATTCAGTAAAGCCTATGCAGAAGGCCGTGTAACAGATCTTGGCGTGGCTGACTGGGAAAACCTAAGAGACTACGTGCAAAAATTAGGTACGGTGAATCCTCAAATTGAGAATCGTATTGTGGATGTGGCAAAGTAA
- a CDS encoding MBL fold metallo-hydrolase, whose translation MIKKRKKILLYTLLLGTTLLMAPVVTNASPGGLDSNGGHTCRTNCSQYGLETGEYHYHRNGEIVKVTTPTTNTPTTNTSNVAYQDAVNQGKILNSKLSAYHQAINSGDIAKINGLYDAFTKQLKLVESKIGKVSGSSNRSSLNEQYVRPSKIAIERTIYEVSQYRLLSFISTDITKGNIGKAISNTEKLERLKDRADEIKDAGGYQQLPSGVNKSLRATEANHQGNLLTHLLATYNEAINSGDIYEVDFLYDQFTKQLRITELKIGQVSGPNNRSALNEKYITPAKVAVERTIYEVSQIRLMYVIVDLIESGQTSEIDSKFKVLDRLKNRADEIKDTGGYKALPSIIKTDLESLEGDLRNPQDFSGVGLFEAHFIDVGQGDSTLLVTPTGKTVLIDGGKESEADQLIQHLTDLGIQTIDLMVATHPDADHIGGLVPVLEQFEVKKVVDSGKSHTTQTYMNYLALIDQKNIPFEIAKEGSFLNVDSAVTIEVLNSLEESSDTNDSSVVLKVSYKESDFLLTGDADAEIEAEMMAEGYNLDSEVLKVGHHGSDTSTSQAFLEAVNPIIAAVSVGDNSYGHPAPTVMDRLTTYGVDLYTTLQSGDILITTDGQEITVYTER comes from the coding sequence TTGATAAAAAAGAGAAAAAAGATACTATTATACACACTACTATTAGGTACAACGTTATTAATGGCTCCAGTTGTGACGAATGCATCTCCAGGAGGTTTGGATTCTAACGGTGGTCATACTTGTCGTACAAACTGTTCACAGTACGGCTTAGAAACCGGTGAATATCACTATCACAGAAATGGTGAGATTGTTAAGGTCACTACTCCAACTACAAACACACCTACAACAAATACGAGCAATGTAGCTTACCAAGATGCTGTAAATCAAGGTAAGATCCTCAATTCCAAATTATCAGCTTATCATCAGGCAATTAACAGCGGAGATATCGCGAAAATAAATGGACTATATGATGCTTTTACGAAGCAATTAAAATTAGTAGAATCAAAGATTGGGAAGGTATCTGGTTCATCTAATCGCTCAAGTTTAAATGAGCAGTATGTAAGACCTTCAAAAATTGCGATTGAAAGAACAATTTATGAAGTGTCACAGTATCGTTTGTTAAGTTTTATTAGTACAGATATTACAAAGGGTAATATCGGAAAGGCAATTTCTAATACAGAAAAGCTTGAGCGTTTAAAGGATCGAGCTGATGAGATTAAAGATGCTGGTGGTTATCAACAGCTGCCAAGTGGAGTGAATAAATCATTACGTGCTACTGAGGCTAACCACCAAGGAAATCTTCTTACTCACTTGCTTGCAACATATAATGAGGCAATAAATAGTGGCGATATATATGAGGTTGACTTCCTATATGATCAATTTACAAAGCAGTTACGCATAACAGAATTAAAGATTGGACAAGTTTCAGGTCCAAATAATCGTTCAGCATTGAATGAAAAATATATTACACCAGCCAAAGTTGCAGTTGAACGCACAATTTACGAGGTTTCACAGATTCGTTTAATGTACGTGATCGTTGACTTAATTGAGAGCGGTCAAACTAGTGAAATTGATTCTAAGTTTAAAGTGTTAGATCGTTTGAAAAATAGAGCAGATGAAATAAAGGATACAGGTGGCTACAAAGCACTTCCTTCTATTATTAAAACAGATCTTGAAAGCTTAGAAGGAGATCTAAGAAATCCTCAAGACTTTTCAGGTGTAGGACTTTTTGAAGCTCATTTCATTGATGTTGGACAAGGTGACAGTACGTTATTAGTTACTCCTACCGGTAAAACGGTTTTAATTGATGGTGGTAAGGAATCTGAAGCAGATCAATTGATTCAACACCTTACGGACTTAGGAATCCAAACAATTGATTTAATGGTTGCCACTCACCCTGACGCAGACCATATTGGTGGACTGGTGCCTGTTTTAGAACAATTTGAAGTAAAAAAAGTGGTTGATTCAGGTAAATCCCATACAACTCAAACATATATGAATTATCTGGCACTTATTGATCAGAAAAATATTCCGTTTGAAATTGCAAAAGAGGGTTCATTTTTGAACGTAGATTCTGCAGTTACCATTGAGGTTTTAAACTCATTAGAAGAAAGCAGTGATACTAACGATTCATCAGTCGTATTAAAGGTATCTTATAAAGAATCAGATTTCTTATTAACTGGTGACGCGGATGCTGAGATCGAAGCAGAAATGATGGCAGAAGGATACAATCTCGACTCAGAAGTGTTAAAGGTTGGTCACCACGGTTCTGACACATCAACATCACAAGCATTTCTAGAAGCTGTTAATCCAATTATAGCCGCTGTCTCTGTTGGAGATAATAGCTACGGCCACCCTGCCCCCACTGTAATGGATCGTTTAACGACTTATGGAGTAGACCTCTACACAACTCTTCAAAGCGGAGACATCCTAATAACAACAGACGGACAGGAAATCACGGTTTACACAGAACGTTAA
- a CDS encoding DUF3006 domain-containing protein, with protein sequence MEAKVYTIDRFEKDLAVLLSRTDETVQVDVPRNQLPDRIEVDSILEVEFAGDGSVLSANVLEDETSTAKNNAQELLNKLANKN encoded by the coding sequence GTGGAAGCGAAGGTTTATACAATAGATCGTTTCGAAAAGGACTTGGCTGTTTTGCTCTCAAGAACAGATGAAACAGTTCAGGTTGATGTTCCGCGCAATCAGTTGCCGGATAGAATAGAAGTAGATAGTATTCTTGAGGTTGAGTTTGCTGGTGACGGATCTGTTTTATCCGCAAACGTTCTGGAAGACGAAACAAGTACTGCTAAGAATAATGCTCAAGAGTTACTAAATAAACTAGCCAATAAGAATTAA
- a CDS encoding methyl-accepting chemotaxis protein: MLFKRFKNLKLGVKYNLALSISIILFTISAFFIYNEMQEIQDQLSALERRGERAVKTADMAGIFRDKDGRIADYINSPDEKFVTDFEEKRALFNSLQEELKSSIDTKREEELFNFIQNSDNEMNRVFLEEIVPEVESGSTEGLDAKRKLTQALSNEVVGHLMELKEMINEARDKAIVATEASIKETIIIIFSAIIFNIIIGVIIAFFINRQIKQKLNNVINMATEISNGNLLVEESDYDSKDEIGQLSLAMNSMLVNLRDMIKQISNVSENVSEQSVVLTQSSAEVKEGSSQVAVTMQELSAGAETQANDASDLAETMSGFVDKIKESNSFGETIVFSAVSAQGLTEEGTRLMESSISQMDKINTIVKESVDKVKQLDTQSKEISNLVGVIQSIAEQTNLLALNAAIEAARAGEHGKGFAVVASEVRKLAEQVTLSVSDITGIVNSIQKESNNVVMSLEEGYSEVVKGTSDIQTTGKTFEEIHLAITEVVDKIQGVAMRLSDIDIECGKMNNSISNIASISEESAAGIEQTSASIQQTSTSMEEIARSAEGLTELSDDLNGLIKRFEA; encoded by the coding sequence ATGTTATTTAAACGCTTTAAAAACCTTAAACTTGGTGTGAAATATAATCTTGCACTGAGCATCTCAATTATCCTTTTCACGATTTCTGCATTTTTTATATACAATGAAATGCAAGAAATTCAAGATCAATTATCTGCACTAGAGAGAAGAGGAGAGCGAGCAGTTAAAACAGCTGATATGGCTGGTATCTTTAGAGACAAAGATGGTCGAATCGCGGATTACATTAATTCACCAGATGAAAAATTTGTTACTGACTTTGAAGAAAAAAGAGCACTATTTAATAGTCTTCAAGAAGAACTAAAAAGTTCGATTGATACTAAGAGAGAAGAAGAGCTTTTCAATTTCATTCAAAATAGCGATAACGAAATGAATAGAGTGTTTTTGGAAGAAATTGTTCCTGAAGTAGAAAGCGGGAGTACAGAAGGTCTGGATGCTAAAAGAAAATTAACTCAGGCATTGAGCAATGAGGTCGTTGGGCATTTAATGGAATTAAAGGAAATGATCAACGAAGCCCGTGATAAAGCGATAGTAGCAACAGAGGCTAGTATTAAAGAGACAATCATAATCATCTTCAGTGCGATTATCTTTAATATCATTATAGGAGTTATTATTGCATTTTTTATAAACCGTCAGATTAAGCAAAAATTAAATAATGTCATCAATATGGCAACCGAGATCTCGAATGGAAATCTATTAGTAGAAGAAAGTGATTATGATAGCAAAGATGAAATTGGTCAACTTAGTCTGGCAATGAACTCTATGCTAGTTAATTTAAGAGACATGATCAAGCAGATTTCTAATGTTTCGGAAAATGTATCTGAACAAAGTGTGGTGCTAACTCAATCTTCTGCTGAAGTAAAAGAAGGAAGCAGCCAAGTGGCAGTCACGATGCAAGAATTATCAGCTGGTGCAGAAACCCAAGCTAATGATGCATCAGATCTGGCAGAAACGATGAGTGGATTTGTTGATAAAATTAAAGAATCTAACTCTTTTGGAGAAACCATTGTATTTTCTGCAGTTTCAGCACAAGGGCTTACAGAGGAAGGCACTAGACTTATGGAATCTTCCATTAGTCAAATGGATAAAATCAATACAATTGTGAAAGAGTCAGTTGATAAAGTAAAACAACTCGATACTCAATCAAAGGAAATTTCAAACTTAGTAGGCGTCATTCAATCCATTGCTGAGCAAACAAATTTACTTGCTTTAAATGCAGCGATAGAGGCAGCTAGAGCAGGGGAGCACGGTAAGGGATTCGCTGTTGTAGCCAGTGAGGTTCGTAAGCTGGCTGAGCAAGTTACTTTATCTGTTTCTGATATAACAGGAATTGTGAATAGCATTCAAAAGGAATCAAACAATGTTGTGATGTCTTTAGAAGAAGGCTACAGTGAAGTGGTAAAAGGAACGAGTGATATTCAAACTACCGGTAAAACATTTGAAGAAATTCACCTGGCTATTACGGAAGTTGTCGATAAAATTCAAGGTGTAGCCATGAGATTAAGCGACATTGACATTGAATGTGGAAAAATGAACAACTCGATTTCAAATATAGCATCAATTTCAGAGGAATCAGCAGCAGGAATCGAGCAAACCTCTGCTTCAATTCAGCAAACAAGTACCTCTATGGAAGAAATAGCTAGAAGTGCAGAAGGGCTAACAGAACTGTCTGATGACCTAAACGGATTAATTAAAAGATTTGAGGCTTAA
- a CDS encoding class I SAM-dependent methyltransferase — protein MENKKNGLHSFEEKWQEGIKDWQGNLPERMINDQSEENFWQELLKKKDNIGNPDPYAIEIMKHVSSLIDDQDELLEIGPGWGNYTFSLSERVKKLSLVDSSSAILDFLNGELHKRNITDVEFIREKWERIELNKNYDVIFGFNCFYRMFEIKKALLHIHKHAKRLAIIGMTTGPIQPHYLELHDQYGIEVKFPRKDYIDLLNLLYELGIYADCKIIPLSRTQVYSSYEECLEKNMSKILTDNVDISLVEDVLSKYIVCENGKFIYRNEYNAALISWRPR, from the coding sequence ATGGAAAATAAAAAGAATGGCTTACATAGTTTTGAAGAAAAGTGGCAGGAAGGGATAAAAGACTGGCAAGGAAATCTGCCTGAGAGAATGATAAACGATCAGAGTGAGGAGAATTTTTGGCAGGAGTTGCTAAAAAAGAAAGACAATATCGGTAACCCAGATCCTTATGCCATCGAAATAATGAAACATGTTTCAAGTTTAATAGATGATCAAGATGAACTACTTGAAATTGGGCCAGGATGGGGAAATTATACATTTTCGTTATCAGAAAGAGTAAAGAAGCTATCACTTGTTGATAGTTCTTCAGCAATTCTTGATTTTTTAAATGGAGAATTACATAAACGAAATATTACGGACGTTGAGTTCATTCGTGAAAAGTGGGAACGTATAGAACTAAATAAAAACTATGATGTTATCTTTGGCTTTAATTGCTTTTATCGAATGTTTGAAATTAAAAAAGCCTTGCTTCATATTCATAAACATGCAAAGCGATTAGCAATCATTGGGATGACAACAGGTCCCATTCAACCACATTACCTAGAGCTTCATGATCAATATGGTATTGAGGTGAAATTTCCACGTAAAGATTATATTGACTTGCTCAACCTATTATATGAACTAGGAATCTATGCAGATTGTAAGATCATCCCTTTATCCAGAACACAGGTATATTCATCATATGAAGAATGCTTAGAGAAAAATATGAGTAAAATTCTAACCGATAACGTAGATATATCATTGGTGGAGGATGTTCTAAGTAAATATATTGTGTGTGAGAACGGGAAGTTTATTTATAGGAATGAGTATAATGCGGCTTTGATTAGCTGGAGACCTAGATAG
- a CDS encoding Spo0E family sporulation regulatory protein-aspartic acid phosphatase: MATALTSNTLEILEKQLEKSINELQEDLKKTVKSFGLNSTRTIGKSKQLDKFIFELQLIKQLKKSL, encoded by the coding sequence TTGGCTACTGCATTAACATCCAACACTCTAGAGATACTAGAGAAACAACTAGAGAAGTCAATTAATGAACTACAAGAAGACCTAAAGAAAACTGTTAAAAGTTTTGGCCTTAACAGTACTAGAACAATAGGTAAAAGTAAACAATTAGATAAATTCATTTTCGAACTACAACTAATAAAGCAACTAAAAAAAAGTTTATAG